One genomic segment of Vibrio sp. SCSIO 43136 includes these proteins:
- the aroC gene encoding chorismate synthase produces MAGNSIGQHFRVTTFGESHGLALGCIVDGCPPGLKLSEADLQGDLDRRRPGTSRYTTQRREPDEVKILSGVFEGQTTGTSIGLLIENTDQRSKDYSEIKDKFRPGHADYTYHQKYGVRDYRGGGRSSARETAMRVAAGAIAKKYLKDEFGVEVRAYLSQMGDVSIDKVDWDEIENNAFFCPDADKVEAFDQLIRDLKKEGDSVGAKLTVVANKVPVGLGEPVFDRLDADIAHALMSINAVKGVEIGDGFDVVSQKGSEHRDPLTPEGFTSNHAGGILGGISTGQDIVAHIALKPTSSITVPGDTITKQGEPTQLITKGRHDPCVGIRAVPIAEAMLAIVLLDHLLRHRGQNHGVTTETPVI; encoded by the coding sequence ATGGCAGGAAACAGCATTGGACAACATTTTCGAGTAACCACTTTTGGCGAGAGCCACGGCCTAGCACTAGGTTGTATTGTTGATGGTTGCCCTCCAGGCCTCAAACTTAGTGAAGCTGACCTTCAAGGTGACTTAGACCGTCGCCGTCCGGGGACATCCCGTTACACCACTCAGCGCCGCGAACCGGATGAAGTTAAAATTCTTTCGGGTGTATTTGAAGGCCAAACTACAGGTACTTCAATTGGTCTGTTGATTGAAAATACCGACCAGCGTTCTAAAGATTATTCAGAGATCAAAGACAAATTCCGTCCAGGTCATGCCGACTACACCTACCACCAAAAATACGGTGTCCGTGATTACCGTGGCGGTGGTCGCTCTTCTGCTCGCGAAACTGCAATGCGTGTTGCAGCAGGTGCGATCGCTAAGAAATACCTAAAAGATGAATTTGGTGTGGAAGTGCGTGCTTATCTATCTCAGATGGGTGACGTGAGTATCGACAAAGTGGATTGGGATGAGATTGAAAACAACGCATTTTTCTGCCCAGACGCTGATAAAGTTGAAGCCTTTGACCAGCTGATCCGTGACCTCAAGAAAGAAGGTGACTCAGTGGGTGCCAAGCTAACTGTGGTTGCAAACAAAGTTCCTGTAGGTCTTGGTGAGCCTGTATTTGATCGCCTTGATGCCGATATTGCTCATGCATTGATGAGTATCAATGCTGTGAAAGGTGTTGAGATTGGCGATGGTTTTGATGTAGTCAGCCAAAAGGGCAGTGAGCACCGTGACCCACTGACTCCAGAGGGTTTCACTAGTAATCACGCTGGTGGCATCTTAGGTGGTATCTCTACTGGCCAAGATATTGTCGCTCATATTGCGCTTAAACCAACCTCAAGCATCACGGTTCCGGGTGACACCATCACTAAACAAGGTGAACCAACTCAACTTATCACCAAAGGCCGTCACGACCCTTGTGTAGGTATCCGAGCTGTGCCAATTGCTGAAGCGATGCTGGCGATTGTGTTGCTAGACCACCTGCTACGCCACCGTGGCCAGAATCATGGTGTAACAACTGAGACGCCTGTGATTTAA
- the mnmC gene encoding bifunctional tRNA (5-methylaminomethyl-2-thiouridine)(34)-methyltransferase MnmD/FAD-dependent 5-carboxymethylaminomethyl-2-thiouridine(34) oxidoreductase MnmC, translating to MTTIKNAKLEWNDVGTPVSDQFDDVYFSNVDGLAETRYVFLEKNQLPHRWHDFGQQRFVVGETGFGTGLNFLALWHLFDNFRQENPDSTVKELHFVSFEKFPVTKEDLEKAHQSWPELAQYAEQLRQHYPIAVPECHRIVLADGAVTLDLWFGDIKDCMPKVPTPESGIIDAWFLDGFAPSKNPEMWNQELFNGMVKLAKQDCTCATFTAAGFVRRGLIEAGFEMKKTKGFGTKRDMIVGHVADKQPYTNIKPWYFNQGSEDIQDVAIIGGGIASATLATTLARRGIKTTLYCQDDEPAQGASGNRQGAVYPLLNGNHEGVSRLFAPAFLFSRQFVDQAAAQGIEFDHDWCGVTQLAWDEASHTKLGKIAKGGFDHQLMHWLDAEQTNDNIGQAVDMPSVHYPLGGWLCPQQLTTGLFEKLETKGTLTASYNTKIDQLTWDEESQQWHLSHGDLKAQHQVVVIANGHEFNQLAPTQKLPLSAVKGQVSHIPTTTELSKIKPVLCYDGYMTPVNPNNQHHCIGASYDRSNIDTKFDEAAQRDNGEKLSRCVPNQTWVKDVDTSDNHARQGVRCVTRDHIPFVGNVADFDSLIDVYQDLQHQSETNAENTPLHPNLYCLLGLGSRGLSSAPLMAETLASVICNQPIPLPVDVLEMIHPGKMWVRKLRKGKAITEA from the coding sequence ATGACCACAATTAAAAATGCCAAGCTCGAATGGAACGATGTCGGCACCCCGGTTTCAGACCAATTTGACGACGTTTATTTCTCCAATGTCGATGGTTTGGCGGAAACACGATACGTTTTCTTAGAGAAAAACCAGCTGCCTCATCGCTGGCATGACTTCGGGCAACAACGTTTTGTGGTCGGCGAAACCGGATTTGGAACTGGGTTGAATTTCCTCGCACTTTGGCACCTGTTTGATAACTTCCGTCAAGAGAACCCAGATTCCACCGTCAAAGAGCTTCACTTTGTGAGCTTTGAAAAGTTTCCTGTCACTAAAGAAGATCTAGAGAAAGCCCATCAGTCATGGCCTGAACTGGCGCAATATGCAGAGCAGTTGCGTCAGCACTACCCAATCGCCGTGCCGGAATGTCACCGTATTGTGCTAGCCGATGGTGCTGTCACACTTGATTTATGGTTTGGCGACATTAAAGACTGCATGCCAAAAGTACCGACCCCAGAAAGCGGCATTATTGATGCGTGGTTCCTCGATGGCTTTGCACCAAGCAAAAACCCTGAGATGTGGAACCAAGAGCTATTCAACGGCATGGTGAAGCTGGCGAAACAAGATTGTACTTGCGCCACCTTTACCGCAGCAGGCTTTGTTCGCCGCGGTCTGATTGAAGCGGGCTTTGAGATGAAAAAGACCAAAGGCTTCGGGACCAAGCGAGATATGATCGTAGGTCATGTGGCCGATAAGCAGCCTTATACCAATATTAAGCCGTGGTATTTCAACCAAGGCAGTGAAGATATCCAAGATGTGGCGATTATTGGTGGTGGTATTGCTAGTGCTACTCTTGCGACCACACTAGCCCGCCGTGGCATCAAGACTACGCTTTATTGCCAAGATGATGAGCCTGCTCAAGGTGCTTCAGGCAATCGCCAAGGCGCTGTTTATCCGTTGCTGAATGGCAACCATGAGGGTGTATCTCGACTGTTTGCTCCTGCTTTTTTGTTCTCTCGCCAATTTGTTGACCAAGCGGCAGCGCAAGGTATTGAGTTTGACCATGACTGGTGTGGTGTCACTCAACTGGCGTGGGATGAGGCTTCTCATACTAAGCTAGGAAAGATAGCTAAAGGCGGTTTTGACCACCAGCTAATGCACTGGTTAGATGCAGAGCAGACTAATGACAACATTGGTCAAGCCGTTGATATGCCGAGTGTTCATTACCCACTAGGTGGATGGTTGTGCCCGCAACAGCTCACTACTGGTTTGTTCGAAAAGCTAGAAACTAAAGGAACATTGACTGCCAGTTACAACACCAAGATAGACCAACTCACTTGGGATGAAGAGAGCCAACAGTGGCATTTGAGCCACGGCGACCTAAAAGCCCAACACCAGGTCGTTGTCATCGCCAATGGCCATGAGTTCAACCAATTGGCACCGACTCAAAAGCTGCCACTATCAGCGGTAAAAGGTCAAGTAAGCCATATCCCAACCACAACTGAGCTTAGCAAAATCAAACCTGTACTTTGTTACGATGGCTATATGACGCCAGTGAACCCGAACAACCAGCATCACTGTATCGGGGCGAGTTACGACCGCAGTAATATTGATACTAAGTTTGATGAAGCCGCACAAAGAGATAATGGTGAAAAACTGTCACGCTGCGTACCCAACCAAACTTGGGTGAAAGACGTAGATACCAGCGACAATCACGCAAGGCAAGGAGTGCGCTGCGTAACGCGCGACCATATCCCATTTGTTGGTAATGTGGCGGACTTCGACAGTCTCATCGATGTGTATCAAGACCTGCAACATCAAAGTGAAACCAATGCTGAGAACACCCCGCTTCATCCAAATCTATACTGCTTATTGGGACTAGGTTCTAGAGGGTTGAGCTCTGCCCCACTGATGGCTGAAACCTTAGCTTCAGTGATTTGTAATCAGCCGATCCCGCTGCCAGTTGATGTGTTAGAGATGATTCATCCGGGGAAAATGTGGGTGAGAAAGCTTAGGAAAGGTAAAGCGATTACTGAAGCTTAA
- the fabB gene encoding beta-ketoacyl-ACP synthase I, translating into MKRVVITGMGIVSSIGNNVQEVLESLKAGKSGITASEQFKEQGLRSQVWGDLKINPAEHIDRKKMRFMGDAAAYAYLSMEQAIEDAGLTEEQVSNDRTGIVAGSGGASSLNQAVAVDTLREKGVKRIGPYMVPRTMSSTVSACLATPFKIRGVNYSMSSACATSAHCIGHAMELIQLGKQDVVFAGGGEELDWTLTMMFDAMGALSTKYNETPDQASRTYDADRDGFVISGGGGMMVIEELEHALARGAKIYGEIVGYGATSDGFDMVAPSGEGAVRCMKMAMQDVDGIDYINTHGTSTPVGDVKELGAIQEVFGGNSPAISATKAMSGHALGAAGVHEAIYSTLMLEHGFIAPSVNVENLDEKGEGLDIVTEYREQEIKTVMSNSFGFGGTNATLVIKKYEA; encoded by the coding sequence ATGAAACGAGTCGTAATCACCGGTATGGGTATTGTTTCCAGTATCGGTAACAACGTCCAAGAAGTTTTAGAATCACTTAAAGCAGGTAAATCAGGCATCACAGCGTCTGAGCAATTCAAGGAACAAGGTCTTCGCTCTCAAGTATGGGGCGACCTAAAAATCAATCCTGCTGAGCATATTGACCGCAAAAAAATGCGTTTCATGGGTGACGCGGCTGCATACGCATATTTGTCTATGGAGCAAGCAATTGAAGATGCTGGCCTAACTGAAGAGCAAGTATCTAACGACCGTACTGGTATTGTTGCAGGTTCTGGTGGTGCTTCATCACTAAACCAAGCAGTAGCGGTAGACACGCTACGTGAGAAAGGCGTTAAGCGTATTGGTCCATACATGGTACCTCGTACTATGTCTTCAACGGTTTCTGCATGTCTTGCAACACCGTTTAAAATCCGTGGTGTGAACTACTCAATGAGTTCTGCATGTGCAACCTCTGCACACTGTATTGGCCACGCAATGGAGCTTATCCAACTTGGTAAGCAAGACGTTGTATTCGCAGGTGGTGGTGAAGAGCTAGATTGGACTCTAACCATGATGTTTGATGCGATGGGCGCACTATCTACCAAGTACAACGAGACTCCAGATCAAGCGTCTCGTACTTACGATGCTGACCGCGATGGTTTCGTTATCTCTGGTGGTGGCGGCATGATGGTTATCGAAGAGCTTGAGCACGCACTTGCTCGCGGCGCTAAGATCTACGGCGAGATCGTAGGCTACGGTGCAACTTCAGATGGCTTCGATATGGTAGCTCCATCAGGTGAAGGCGCTGTTCGTTGTATGAAGATGGCGATGCAAGACGTTGACGGTATCGACTACATCAACACCCACGGCACTTCAACACCTGTTGGTGATGTCAAAGAGCTTGGTGCAATCCAAGAAGTGTTCGGTGGCAACAGCCCTGCGATCTCTGCAACTAAAGCAATGAGCGGCCACGCACTAGGTGCGGCGGGTGTTCACGAAGCTATCTATTCAACACTAATGCTAGAGCACGGCTTCATTGCGCCAAGCGTTAACGTTGAAAACCTAGACGAGAAAGGCGAAGGCCTAGACATCGTGACTGAATATCGTGAGCAAGAAATCAAGACGGTTATGTCTAACAGCTTTGGTTTCGGCGGCACGAACGCAACGCTTGTCATCAAAAAGTACGAAGCGTAA
- a CDS encoding YfcL family protein, translated as MIIEFEEKLLNKIDERIENASDDELFAGGYLRGHISLSAAACEEEGVNDLGEFKAKIEQSLDAARAELSPADRAIVNDLWLELSN; from the coding sequence ATGATTATCGAATTTGAAGAGAAGCTCCTAAACAAAATTGATGAGCGCATCGAGAACGCCTCAGATGATGAGCTGTTCGCTGGCGGCTATTTGCGCGGCCATATCTCACTTTCTGCTGCGGCGTGTGAAGAGGAAGGTGTGAACGATCTTGGTGAATTCAAAGCTAAGATTGAACAGAGTCTAGATGCGGCAAGAGCGGAACTCTCTCCCGCGGATCGAGCGATCGTTAATGACCTTTGGTTAGAGCTAAGCAACTAA
- the sixA gene encoding phosphohistidine phosphatase SixA, with protein MKIFIMRHGEAETFAATDAERALTKRGREQSLLVAKACREQGQADFDLVLVSPYLRAQQTWETIQACFSVDAQKVETCDDITPYGDSETVYHYVLALMETRKIESVLMVSHLPLVGYLTSEFVPDLPPPMFPTSGLVCVESEPVSGKGELLWHIHP; from the coding sequence ATGAAAATATTTATTATGCGACACGGTGAAGCCGAGACTTTTGCGGCGACCGATGCAGAGCGAGCCTTGACCAAGCGAGGCCGAGAGCAATCTCTTTTAGTAGCGAAAGCCTGTCGTGAACAAGGCCAAGCAGACTTTGACCTAGTGTTGGTCAGCCCATATTTACGAGCCCAACAAACTTGGGAAACCATTCAAGCTTGTTTTAGCGTGGATGCACAAAAGGTAGAAACTTGTGATGACATCACTCCGTACGGTGATTCAGAGACGGTATACCACTATGTGTTAGCGTTGATGGAAACACGAAAGATTGAGAGCGTGTTAATGGTTTCACATTTACCGTTGGTGGGTTATCTCACCTCAGAGTTCGTGCCTGATCTTCCGCCACCAATGTTTCCAACCTCGGGGCTTGTGTGTGTTGAGAGTGAGCCTGTATCAGGCAAGGGTGAACTGCTTTGGCATATTCACCCCTAG
- a CDS encoding type II toxin-antitoxin system RelE/ParE family toxin, producing the protein MIKSFKHKGLKRFYESGSKVGIQAKHEKKLRIQLAAIDTASVIEDIDLPVFKLHRLKGNREGIWSITVNGNWRITFEFVDGNAYILNYEDYH; encoded by the coding sequence ATGATTAAGTCATTCAAGCACAAAGGGCTCAAAAGATTTTATGAGTCAGGCAGCAAAGTTGGGATACAGGCTAAGCATGAGAAAAAGCTTAGGATTCAGTTGGCTGCTATTGATACCGCTAGCGTAATTGAAGATATAGATCTTCCTGTATTCAAGTTGCACCGTCTTAAAGGCAATCGAGAGGGTATTTGGTCGATTACTGTTAACGGGAATTGGCGCATTACCTTCGAGTTTGTTGATGGCAATGCTTATATTCTTAACTATGAGGACTATCACTGA
- a CDS encoding HigA family addiction module antitoxin gives MSMHNPPHPGEFIHEVYMEPFGYSCRYIAKQLDVSPSTLNRVLKGSSSISPEMALRLSKALGRTPESWLTMQDNYDLWRAKKNVNLSRVTVIDFATA, from the coding sequence ATGAGCATGCACAACCCTCCACACCCTGGTGAGTTTATTCATGAAGTCTACATGGAGCCATTTGGATATAGTTGTCGTTATATTGCCAAGCAATTGGATGTATCTCCATCCACGCTTAATCGAGTACTCAAAGGGTCCAGTTCCATTTCGCCTGAAATGGCGCTGCGTTTGTCAAAAGCTCTGGGGCGTACGCCAGAGAGTTGGCTAACGATGCAGGATAATTATGACCTGTGGCGAGCGAAGAAAAATGTCAATCTCAGCCGAGTAACTGTGATTGATTTCGCAACAGCTTAA
- the prmB gene encoding 50S ribosomal protein L3 N(5)-glutamine methyltransferase — protein MDKIFVEEAVSELHTLQDMIRWTVSRFNAAGLFYGHGTDNAWDEAVQLILPTLYLPIDVPPHVLNSRLTSSERLRIVERVVRRINERTPTAYLTNKAWFCGLEFFVDERVLVPRSPIGELIEAQFQPWLIEEPTRIMDLCTGSGCIAIACAHAFPEAEVDAIDISSDALEVAEQNVQDHGMEQQVFPIRSDLFRDLPKDKYNLIVTNPPYVDEEDMNSLPDEFTHEPELGLAAGSDGLKLVRRILANAPDYLTDDGILVCEVGNSMVHMMEQYPGIPFTWINFENGGHGVFMLTCAQLKACAEEFKLYKD, from the coding sequence TTGGATAAGATTTTCGTAGAAGAAGCGGTATCTGAGTTACATACCCTTCAAGACATGATCCGTTGGACAGTCAGCCGCTTTAATGCAGCAGGTCTATTTTATGGTCACGGTACAGACAATGCTTGGGATGAAGCGGTTCAGCTGATCCTTCCGACTTTGTACCTACCTATCGATGTGCCACCTCATGTGCTGAACTCTCGCTTAACCAGCAGTGAGCGTTTGCGTATCGTTGAGCGTGTTGTTCGTCGAATCAACGAGCGTACCCCAACGGCATACCTAACCAACAAAGCTTGGTTCTGTGGTCTTGAGTTCTTCGTCGACGAGCGTGTGCTTGTGCCGCGTTCACCAATCGGTGAGCTGATCGAAGCTCAATTCCAACCTTGGCTGATCGAAGAGCCAACCCGCATCATGGACCTGTGCACGGGCAGTGGCTGTATTGCTATCGCTTGTGCGCATGCGTTCCCAGAAGCGGAAGTGGATGCCATTGACATCTCAAGCGATGCGCTAGAAGTGGCGGAGCAAAACGTGCAAGACCACGGTATGGAGCAGCAAGTGTTCCCAATCCGCTCTGACTTGTTCAGAGACTTGCCAAAAGATAAGTACAACCTGATCGTGACTAACCCGCCATACGTGGATGAGGAAGACATGAACAGCCTGCCTGATGAGTTTACTCATGAGCCAGAACTTGGCCTTGCCGCAGGCTCTGATGGGCTGAAATTGGTGCGTCGCATCCTAGCAAACGCCCCAGACTACCTAACTGATGACGGCATCTTGGTGTGCGAAGTAGGTAACTCTATGGTGCACATGATGGAGCAATACCCAGGGATCCCATTCACTTGGATTAACTTCGAGAATGGTGGTCACGGTGTGTTTATGCTGACTTGTGCGCAACTTAAAGCGTGTGCAGAAGAGTTTAAATTATACAAAGATTAA
- the smrB gene encoding endonuclease SmrB: MSRKDTENDDFALFRDAVQGVKKLQQDTIVQQPNRNIKQKEIVRTHREAVDNEFYFSDEFEPHLDEEGPTRYARSDVSKYEVKRLRRGVYVPDVYLDMHGMTQQEAKRELGAMIAHCIKESVPCACVMHGIGKHILKQKVPLWLAQHPDVMAYHQAPLEFGGDGALLVLLSIPEK, from the coding sequence ATGAGCAGAAAAGACACCGAAAACGATGATTTCGCCCTATTTAGGGACGCCGTACAAGGCGTAAAAAAGTTGCAACAGGATACCATAGTCCAGCAGCCAAACAGAAACATCAAACAAAAAGAAATCGTCCGTACTCATCGAGAGGCGGTCGATAACGAATTTTATTTCTCAGACGAATTTGAACCCCACTTAGATGAAGAAGGGCCGACGCGATACGCTCGCTCTGATGTGTCAAAATATGAAGTGAAGCGCTTACGTCGTGGTGTTTACGTGCCAGACGTTTACCTTGATATGCACGGCATGACGCAACAAGAAGCAAAACGAGAATTAGGTGCAATGATCGCACATTGCATCAAAGAGAGTGTGCCTTGTGCCTGTGTCATGCATGGCATTGGCAAGCACATCCTGAAGCAAAAAGTGCCTTTGTGGCTTGCTCAACATCCAGATGTGATGGCGTATCACCAAGCGCCACTCGAATTCGGTGGCGATGGTGCATTATTGGTACTGCTCAGTATCCCAGAAAAGTAA
- a CDS encoding insulinase family protein, whose translation MHLSPNDNNKYRYLLLDNGLKVLLVEDPNAQKSAAALAVNVGHFDDPQDREGLAHFLEHMLFLGTEKYPSTGEFQSFISQHGGNNNAWTGTEHTCFFFDIAPTAFERGLKRFSQFFIAPLFNQDALEKERQAVESEYKLKLKDDMRRLYQVHKEVINPVHPFAKFSVGNLETLGDRDGQSIRDEIIEFYQQHYSADLMTLSVAGNHSLDELEKWVMDYFSAITTNHLAGKSIDVPLTLPEHNGKFIQLEPVKESRKLIMAFTLPSMDKHYASKPLSYFAHLLGYEGENSLMLHLKNKGWINSLGAGGGMSGNNYREFTVSCTLTPEGLDHVDEIVTTTFEYLALIKAQGYQEWRYNEKRAVMESAFRFQESVRPLDLVSHLVMNLFHYPAEDVVYGDYRMSEFNPALLEEVHAYLTPENMRLTLIAPGLETNREAKWYFTPYSVTDFSPQQLEQWQQAEPSADLVLPPKNEYICYDLDPLSLEETPDQPTLIEEQAGFRLWHQQEKEFRVPKGVIYIAIDSPHAIATPTNIVKTRLCVELFLDALAKETYQAEIAGMGYNMYAHQGGVTLTLNGFTQKQPQLLEVILDRFSRREFNPHRFEIIKQQMMRNWQNASKDRPVSQLFNSLTGLLQPNNPPFHVLLEALKSIEVDQLPEFVDKILAELHVEMFVYGDWHKEQALACGETIKDALRIKNQKYEESLRPLVMIGEHGSFQHEVICDQADSAIVIYYQSEQTTPRNIALYSLANHLMSATFFHEIRTKQQLGYMVGTGNLPLNRHPGIVLYVQSPNASPGELVTAIDEFLNAFYMVLLELNEYQWQSSKKGLWNQISTPDTNLRSRAQRLWVAIGNKDNQFNQRDLVLEELKSLSRSEMIRFVVNVLKPRTANRLIMHSRGTAHHDAPMLAVGQEIGSVDEFQLRPKDIGLG comes from the coding sequence GTGCACCTAAGCCCTAATGACAATAATAAATATCGCTACTTGCTGCTCGACAATGGGTTGAAGGTGTTACTCGTTGAAGATCCCAATGCACAGAAGTCCGCTGCGGCATTGGCAGTGAACGTGGGGCATTTTGATGACCCACAGGATCGAGAAGGCTTAGCGCACTTCCTCGAGCACATGCTATTTCTTGGCACTGAAAAGTACCCAAGCACCGGGGAATTTCAGTCCTTCATTAGCCAACATGGCGGTAATAACAATGCATGGACTGGTACCGAACACACCTGCTTCTTCTTCGATATTGCACCAACAGCCTTCGAACGTGGTTTAAAACGCTTCAGCCAATTCTTCATTGCTCCACTGTTCAATCAAGATGCGTTAGAGAAAGAGCGTCAGGCGGTTGAGTCAGAATATAAACTCAAACTTAAAGACGATATGCGACGCCTTTATCAGGTGCACAAAGAGGTGATTAACCCTGTTCACCCATTTGCAAAATTCTCGGTCGGTAACCTAGAAACGCTAGGAGATCGTGACGGTCAATCCATCCGAGATGAAATCATTGAGTTTTATCAGCAGCACTATTCTGCAGACCTAATGACCCTGTCTGTGGCAGGTAATCACTCCCTTGATGAGCTTGAAAAGTGGGTTATGGACTATTTTTCTGCCATAACCACCAATCATTTGGCAGGCAAATCCATTGATGTCCCACTTACGCTGCCCGAACATAATGGCAAATTTATCCAACTTGAGCCCGTTAAGGAAAGCCGCAAACTGATCATGGCGTTTACCTTGCCTTCGATGGATAAGCACTACGCCTCCAAACCCCTATCGTACTTTGCTCATCTTTTGGGCTACGAAGGGGAAAACTCTCTAATGCTGCATCTGAAAAATAAAGGCTGGATCAACAGCCTCGGGGCTGGTGGTGGCATGAGTGGTAACAACTACCGAGAATTTACTGTCAGTTGTACCCTGACCCCTGAAGGGCTTGATCATGTCGATGAGATAGTCACCACGACATTTGAGTACCTCGCACTGATCAAAGCGCAGGGATACCAAGAGTGGCGTTACAACGAAAAGCGTGCCGTCATGGAGTCCGCCTTTCGCTTTCAGGAATCGGTACGTCCGCTGGATCTCGTCAGTCACTTGGTGATGAACCTGTTCCATTACCCTGCGGAAGACGTCGTTTACGGCGATTATCGCATGAGCGAGTTCAACCCCGCATTGCTAGAGGAGGTTCACGCTTACCTGACACCTGAAAACATGCGCCTGACGCTTATTGCCCCAGGTCTTGAAACCAACCGAGAGGCTAAGTGGTATTTCACCCCCTACTCTGTAACAGATTTTAGCCCCCAGCAGTTAGAGCAATGGCAACAAGCTGAACCAAGTGCAGATCTGGTGTTGCCGCCTAAAAATGAATACATCTGCTACGATCTAGACCCATTGTCGTTGGAAGAGACCCCAGATCAGCCAACCTTGATCGAAGAACAGGCAGGCTTTCGCTTATGGCACCAGCAAGAAAAAGAATTTCGAGTGCCTAAAGGGGTCATCTACATTGCCATTGATAGCCCTCATGCGATAGCGACCCCGACCAATATCGTTAAAACTCGCTTATGTGTTGAGCTATTCTTAGATGCGCTAGCCAAAGAGACTTATCAGGCTGAAATTGCGGGTATGGGTTACAACATGTATGCCCATCAAGGTGGCGTTACCCTGACGCTAAATGGCTTTACGCAAAAGCAGCCTCAACTGCTGGAAGTGATTCTCGATAGATTTTCCCGCCGTGAGTTTAATCCTCATCGCTTTGAAATTATCAAACAGCAAATGATGCGTAACTGGCAAAACGCCTCTAAAGACCGACCTGTATCGCAATTGTTCAATAGCCTAACCGGGTTATTGCAACCCAATAACCCTCCGTTTCATGTCCTGCTTGAGGCGCTAAAGTCTATTGAGGTTGATCAGCTACCTGAATTTGTCGACAAAATTTTAGCCGAGCTACATGTTGAGATGTTCGTTTACGGTGATTGGCACAAAGAACAGGCCTTAGCCTGTGGTGAAACCATCAAAGATGCGTTAAGAATAAAAAACCAGAAGTACGAGGAGTCTTTGCGTCCACTGGTAATGATCGGCGAGCATGGCTCATTCCAACATGAAGTGATATGCGATCAAGCGGATTCGGCGATAGTGATCTATTACCAGTCCGAGCAGACCACTCCCCGTAATATTGCGCTGTACTCTCTGGCTAATCACCTGATGTCTGCGACCTTCTTCCACGAAATTCGCACCAAACAGCAGCTCGGTTATATGGTAGGCACAGGCAATTTGCCACTTAACCGCCACCCAGGCATCGTGCTGTATGTTCAGTCACCCAACGCCTCACCTGGTGAACTAGTGACTGCCATTGATGAGTTCCTAAATGCATTCTATATGGTGCTGCTGGAGCTTAATGAGTATCAGTGGCAAAGCAGTAAGAAAGGCCTGTGGAATCAAATCTCGACACCAGACACTAATTTACGCTCCAGAGCCCAACGACTGTGGGTAGCAATTGGTAATAAGGACAACCAGTTCAATCAACGTGACTTGGTGCTTGAAGAGCTAAAATCCCTATCTCGTAGTGAAATGATCCGATTTGTAGTTAACGTGCTAAAACCGCGCACCGCAAATCGACTGATCATGCATAGCCGAGGCACCGCCCATCACGATGCACCTATGCTTGCTGTCGGCCAAGAAATAGGCTCGGTTGACGAGTTTCAACTGCGAC
- a CDS encoding elongation factor P hydroxylase: MSHRYQDLIQIFDSTFYPTYNTRLVLGEDEPIYLPATDACEYHRIIFARGFYASALHEIAHWCVAGPKRRLLEDFGYWYEPDGRTAQVQAEFEKVEIRPQAYEWILAVSAGFPFNVSCDNLNGDFEPDRLAFMTKVHAEVLSILDSGIPPRVNMLSDALRAFYQIPEITKQHFIVK, translated from the coding sequence ATGAGCCACCGCTATCAAGATTTGATTCAAATCTTTGATTCTACTTTCTATCCGACCTACAACACCCGTTTGGTGTTAGGTGAGGATGAGCCGATATACTTACCTGCCACAGATGCATGTGAGTATCACCGCATTATTTTTGCACGAGGTTTTTACGCTTCCGCATTGCATGAAATTGCTCATTGGTGTGTTGCAGGCCCAAAACGTCGCCTGTTAGAAGATTTTGGTTACTGGTATGAACCTGATGGCCGGACTGCTCAAGTGCAAGCGGAATTCGAAAAGGTTGAAATCCGCCCGCAAGCCTACGAGTGGATACTGGCCGTTAGTGCAGGCTTCCCATTTAATGTTAGCTGTGACAACCTAAATGGAGACTTTGAACCGGACCGATTGGCATTCATGACCAAGGTGCATGCAGAAGTTTTGTCGATTCTAGACAGTGGTATCCCACCGAGAGTTAATATGCTTTCAGATGCCTTGCGTGCCTTCTACCAAATACCAGAAATCACCAAGCAACATTTCATCGTGAAGTAA